A DNA window from Acidihalobacter prosperus contains the following coding sequences:
- a CDS encoding potassium transporter Kup, translating into MASRPMNAESAGHPGDHAAPAARGAERRRMAALSLMALGIVYGDIGTSPLYALHACFYSGGGLAVTPAHVIGILSLIFWALIVVISVKYVAFMMQADNRGEGGILALLALLDPWHAQGRSVTVLILLGTFGAALLYGDGMITPAISVLSAVDGLRVAAPMLKPWVIPVTVLILLFLFATQRKGTARLGRWLGPIMVLWFAVLALTGVYGIAQDPAVLAAMNPLAAGRFVAAAPGTAFLVLGSVFLVVTGGETLYADMGHFGPAPIRWAWFAVVLPALLLNYFGQGALLLGDPAKAAHPFYSLVPGWGVYPMVILATVATVIASQAVISGAYSLARQSIQMGLSPRLNIVQTSAEEMGQIYMPGVNLALMISTIAVVVGFGSTARLAGAYGVAVSATMAITTILAFRVMRSRWHWSRVHAGLVAGLFLLPDLVFLSSNLLKVPDGGWLPLLVAAAVVLLMTTWRRGMRLRRAMAQEHGMPVATFLQSLSYEPPARVRGTGVFLCGPGDTVPQGLLHHLKLNQVLHERVLLMTAITRDLPRVPAADRLEITPLGADFYRVFVYYGFMQTPNLSVATKLCQDLGAIPGLEAETTTYFADRLHIAVAGRNTRLSRWRRRLFAFMARNAQGAVEYYRLPAGRSVELGIQVDL; encoded by the coding sequence ATGGCCTCGCGGCCGATGAACGCCGAGTCGGCCGGCCATCCCGGCGATCACGCCGCGCCAGCGGCGCGCGGCGCCGAGCGGCGCCGCATGGCGGCCCTCAGCCTGATGGCGCTCGGTATCGTCTACGGCGATATCGGCACCAGCCCTCTTTACGCCCTGCATGCCTGTTTTTACAGTGGTGGGGGACTGGCGGTCACGCCCGCGCACGTGATCGGCATCCTATCGCTGATCTTCTGGGCGCTGATCGTGGTGATCTCGGTCAAGTACGTTGCCTTCATGATGCAGGCGGACAATCGCGGCGAGGGCGGCATCCTGGCCCTTCTGGCCCTGCTCGACCCCTGGCACGCGCAGGGGCGCAGCGTGACCGTGCTGATCCTGCTCGGCACCTTCGGTGCGGCGCTGCTTTACGGCGACGGCATGATCACACCGGCGATCTCAGTGCTCAGCGCGGTCGATGGCCTGCGCGTGGCGGCTCCCATGCTCAAGCCCTGGGTGATTCCGGTCACCGTGCTGATCCTGCTGTTTCTGTTCGCCACCCAGCGCAAGGGCACGGCCCGTCTCGGACGCTGGCTGGGGCCGATCATGGTGCTCTGGTTCGCGGTGCTGGCGTTGACCGGCGTGTACGGCATCGCGCAGGATCCGGCAGTGCTCGCGGCCATGAATCCGCTGGCTGCCGGGCGCTTCGTGGCGGCGGCGCCGGGTACCGCCTTTCTGGTGCTGGGCAGCGTATTCCTGGTCGTTACCGGTGGCGAAACGCTGTACGCCGACATGGGGCATTTCGGGCCGGCGCCGATCCGCTGGGCCTGGTTCGCGGTGGTCCTGCCCGCGCTGCTGCTCAACTATTTCGGCCAGGGCGCGCTGCTGCTCGGGGATCCCGCCAAGGCGGCCCATCCCTTCTATAGCCTAGTGCCCGGGTGGGGCGTTTATCCGATGGTGATACTGGCCACGGTGGCCACCGTGATTGCTTCGCAGGCGGTCATCTCCGGCGCCTATTCGCTCGCGCGCCAGTCGATCCAGATGGGCCTCAGCCCGCGCCTGAACATCGTGCAGACCTCGGCCGAGGAGATGGGGCAGATCTACATGCCGGGCGTCAATCTGGCGTTGATGATCTCCACCATCGCGGTGGTCGTGGGCTTCGGTTCGACCGCGCGCCTGGCGGGGGCCTACGGCGTGGCGGTCAGCGCCACCATGGCGATCACCACGATCCTGGCCTTCCGGGTCATGCGCAGCCGTTGGCACTGGTCGCGCGTGCACGCGGGCCTGGTTGCCGGCTTGTTCCTGCTGCCCGATCTGGTGTTCCTCTCGTCCAACCTGCTCAAGGTGCCGGACGGCGGCTGGCTGCCCTTGCTGGTGGCGGCAGCGGTGGTGCTGCTGATGACGACCTGGCGGCGCGGCATGCGCCTGCGGCGTGCGATGGCGCAGGAACACGGCATGCCGGTGGCGACCTTCCTGCAGAGCCTGTCCTACGAGCCGCCGGCGCGGGTGCGTGGCACCGGCGTGTTTTTATGCGGCCCCGGCGATACCGTGCCGCAGGGATTGCTGCACCATCTCAAGCTCAATCAGGTGCTGCACGAACGCGTGTTGCTGATGACCGCGATCACCCGCGATCTACCGCGCGTGCCGGCGGCGGACCGCCTGGAGATCACGCCACTGGGTGCGGATTTCTACCGCGTGTTCGTGTATTACGGGTTCATGCAGACGCCCAATCTCAGTGTGGCGACCAAGCTGTGCCAGGATCTGGGCGCGATTCCCGGCCTGGAGGCGGAAACCACCACTTATTTCGCCGACCGCCTGCATATCGCCGTCGCCGGCCGCAACACACGACTGTCGCGCTGGCGCCGGCGCCTGTTCGCCTTCATGGCGCGCAACGCGCAGGGCGCGGTCGAGTACTACCGCCTGCCCGCCGGGCGCTCGGTGGAGCTCGGCATCCAGGTCGATCTCTGA
- a CDS encoding ABC transporter ATP-binding protein, translating to MAAKDILRLSGVQKAFKSPDGEDLKILDGVDLTLHEDEILVLLGRSGSGKSTLLRIMSGLVPPTGGEVMYRGSPVTGPVPGLSMVFQSFALFPWLTVLENVELGLEARGVPRAERLRRALAAIDLIGLDGFESAYPRELSGGMRQRVGFARALVVDPDVLLMDEAFSALDVLTAENLRTDLLDLWEARQIPLRGILLVSHNIEEAVLMADRIVIFASNPGRVAAEIPVRLPQPRNRQAPEFRRLVEEIYAIMTRRGPQAPRRAEGVSYRLPTAAINRLAGLVEAIDAESETSGQRFISLPELADDMQLSVDDLFPLVESLELLDLAMVVQGQIALSAIGRRYVNGDTQERKAVFARQLLKHIPLAAHIRSVLDERPNHRAPADRFLTELEDSLSDEESQRVLDVAINWGRYAEIFAYDDDAEVLSLEDPGEDDGALRYG from the coding sequence GATGAAATCCTGGTGCTGCTCGGTCGTTCGGGGTCGGGCAAGTCGACCCTGCTGCGCATCATGTCCGGGCTGGTGCCGCCGACCGGGGGCGAGGTGATGTACCGCGGCAGCCCGGTGACCGGGCCGGTGCCGGGCCTGTCGATGGTGTTCCAGAGCTTCGCGCTGTTTCCCTGGCTGACCGTGCTGGAGAACGTGGAACTGGGCCTCGAGGCGCGCGGGGTGCCGCGCGCGGAACGTCTGCGGCGAGCACTGGCGGCGATCGACCTGATCGGACTCGATGGTTTCGAGTCGGCCTATCCCCGCGAGCTGTCCGGCGGCATGCGCCAGCGCGTCGGCTTCGCCCGCGCACTGGTGGTCGACCCCGACGTACTGCTGATGGACGAGGCCTTTTCCGCGCTCGACGTGCTTACCGCGGAGAACCTGCGTACCGACCTGCTCGACCTGTGGGAGGCGCGCCAGATTCCGCTGCGCGGCATCCTGCTGGTCTCGCACAACATCGAGGAAGCGGTACTGATGGCCGACCGCATCGTGATCTTCGCCTCCAACCCCGGGCGGGTGGCGGCCGAAATCCCGGTGCGCCTGCCGCAGCCGCGCAACCGCCAGGCGCCCGAATTCCGCCGTCTGGTGGAGGAGATCTACGCGATCATGACCCGTCGCGGCCCGCAGGCGCCGCGGCGCGCCGAGGGCGTCAGCTACCGTCTGCCCACCGCGGCGATCAACCGCCTCGCCGGCCTGGTCGAGGCCATCGACGCGGAGAGCGAAACCTCCGGTCAGCGTTTCATCAGCCTGCCGGAGCTCGCCGACGACATGCAGCTGTCGGTGGACGACCTGTTTCCGCTGGTGGAGTCGCTGGAACTGCTGGATCTGGCCATGGTGGTGCAGGGACAGATCGCGCTCAGCGCCATCGGTCGACGTTACGTCAACGGCGACACCCAGGAGCGCAAGGCGGTGTTCGCCCGCCAGCTGCTCAAGCATATCCCGCTGGCCGCGCATATCCGCAGCGTGCTCGACGAGCGCCCCAACCACCGCGCGCCGGCCGACCGCTTCCTCACCGAGCTGGAGGACAGCCTCAGCGACGAGGAATCCCAGCGCGTGCTCGACGTGGCGATCAACTGGGGGCGCTATGCCGAGATCTTCGCCTACGACGACGACGCCGAGGTGCTCAGTCTCGAGGATCCCGGCGAGGACGACGGCGCCTTGCGATACGGCTGA